One Pyrococcus furiosus DSM 3638 genomic region harbors:
- a CDS encoding glycosyltransferase family 4 protein, with protein sequence MHSHCDDVCIGILTNYGLNSDGGGVKVYTKNLVDALKELGVDYAILMREGDPTEKEIKLPENKILYVAKAIKQLDGLQPELILSQGGWFTAIPAMIYKNRNPDVRIIYLYHTHYDSPNTTQEKIKRTVEKLLMTFVLSQFDKSTVCE encoded by the coding sequence ATGCACTCTCACTGCGATGATGTTTGTATTGGGATACTAACCAATTATGGCCTCAACTCGGATGGAGGGGGCGTTAAAGTTTACACCAAAAACTTAGTTGATGCATTAAAGGAGCTTGGGGTAGATTACGCTATCTTAATGCGTGAGGGGGATCCCACTGAAAAAGAAATAAAGCTTCCAGAAAACAAAATACTATATGTCGCCAAGGCTATAAAACAGCTCGATGGATTGCAACCTGAACTTATACTGTCTCAGGGTGGATGGTTCACTGCAATTCCTGCAATGATTTACAAAAATAGAAATCCGGATGTAAGGATAATCTATCTGTATCACACTCATTACGACAGTCCAAATACCACCCAAGAGAAGATAAAAAGGACTGTGGAGAAGCTTTTAATGACTTTTGTCCTCTCTCAGTTTGATAAAAGTACTG